In Candidatus Pelagibacter sp. RS39, the following proteins share a genomic window:
- the rsmD gene encoding 16S rRNA (guanine(966)-N(2))-methyltransferase RsmD, with protein MRIISGRFKGKKLLLPKDKNTRPLKDLVKESIFNLLEHSKKMNVNLKNSTVLDLFSGSGSFGIECLSRESKYVCFFENYFEAIKVLEKNLLLFKNEKKFKILKDNCFEYFDSEKKIDKKFDIIFIDPPYKEIKINMLIEKIIFRKLLKKDGILIIHRHKKDKIVITEKINILDTRTYGVSKVYFAN; from the coding sequence ATGAGAATAATTTCTGGGAGATTTAAAGGAAAAAAGTTATTATTACCTAAGGATAAAAACACTAGACCTTTAAAAGATTTAGTGAAAGAGTCAATTTTCAATCTTCTAGAACATTCAAAAAAAATGAATGTAAATTTAAAAAATTCTACAGTTTTAGATTTATTTTCCGGCTCTGGGTCTTTTGGAATCGAATGTTTATCAAGAGAATCTAAATATGTATGTTTTTTTGAGAATTATTTTGAAGCAATTAAAGTATTAGAAAAAAATCTTCTTCTTTTCAAAAATGAAAAAAAATTTAAAATTTTGAAGGATAATTGTTTTGAATATTTTGACTCTGAAAAAAAAATAGATAAAAAATTTGATATAATTTTTATTGATCCTCCTTACAAAGAAATAAAAATTAATATGTTAATTGAAAAGATTATTTTTAGAAAACTTCTTAAGAAAGACGGTATTTTAATTATTCACAGACATAAAAAAGATAAAATAGTAATAACTGAAAAAATTAATATTCTCGATACTCGAACTTATGGTGTCTCCAAGGTATATTTTGCTAATTAA
- a CDS encoding DUF2093 domain-containing protein, which translates to MMKKLAKLKYLPNNFKIIENGDHVLCAVSGKKISLDNLNYWNVETQEAYFSYKEAHQKRESEN; encoded by the coding sequence ATCATGAAAAAATTAGCTAAATTAAAATATTTACCAAATAATTTCAAAATAATTGAGAATGGTGACCATGTTCTATGTGCAGTTTCAGGTAAAAAAATTTCTTTGGATAATTTAAACTATTGGAATGTGGAAACTCAAGAGGCCTATTTTTCGTATAAGGAAGCTCATCAAAAAAGAGAATCAGAAAACTAA
- the purD gene encoding phosphoribosylamine--glycine ligase, which translates to MKVGVIGSGGREHAICISLKKSKNIDKIYCFPGNAGTSFIAENIEIDLNNFEELKRVIEELGIDIIIVGPEKPLVDGIVDFLEQNKIKVFGPDRVSSQLEGSKIFTKNLCKKYNIPTAKFGVFNTIQDSLSFLSECKFPIVVKADGLAAGKGVYICETHDQSKKAVEEIFNGKFGEAKQILIEEFLKGEEMSFFIISDGISYKIFGTAQDHKRALEGDKGKNTGGMGAYSPSRLESEKLEKKIIEKIIEPTLKGLKEIKNKFRGFLYAGLMIVDEEPFLIEYNVRMGDPECQTILPRLKTDFLDIVVATVNEDLKNINLEWFEDKSICVVLASKGYPDEFKNNSEIKGLKEIKLQDNEYIFHAGTKVNNSKIYSNGGRVLNFVIKSDNLKIGRDKAISLINKLNWQNGYFRKDIGYKIIS; encoded by the coding sequence ATGAAAGTTGGAGTAATAGGAAGCGGTGGAAGGGAGCATGCCATATGTATATCTTTAAAAAAATCAAAAAATATTGACAAAATTTACTGTTTTCCAGGAAATGCGGGTACTAGCTTTATTGCTGAAAATATTGAGATTGATCTGAATAATTTTGAGGAATTAAAAAGAGTTATAGAAGAACTAGGTATAGACATAATAATAGTAGGTCCTGAAAAACCTCTGGTAGATGGAATAGTCGACTTCTTGGAACAAAATAAAATTAAAGTCTTTGGTCCAGATCGTGTTTCTTCACAGCTTGAAGGTTCAAAGATTTTCACAAAAAATTTATGTAAAAAATATAATATCCCCACTGCAAAATTTGGTGTCTTTAATACCATTCAAGACAGTCTTTCATTCTTAAGTGAGTGTAAATTTCCTATAGTTGTAAAGGCTGATGGTTTAGCAGCGGGTAAGGGCGTCTATATTTGTGAAACTCATGATCAGTCAAAAAAAGCAGTTGAAGAAATTTTCAATGGAAAATTTGGAGAAGCAAAACAAATTTTAATTGAGGAATTTTTAAAAGGCGAAGAAATGAGTTTCTTTATAATTTCTGACGGTATCAGTTATAAAATATTTGGAACAGCACAAGATCACAAGCGAGCTTTGGAAGGAGATAAGGGTAAAAACACGGGAGGAATGGGGGCCTATTCACCTTCTCGATTGGAAAGTGAAAAACTGGAAAAAAAGATAATAGAAAAAATAATCGAACCAACATTAAAAGGTTTAAAAGAGATAAAAAACAAATTTAGAGGTTTTCTATATGCGGGATTAATGATTGTAGATGAAGAGCCTTTTTTAATTGAATATAATGTAAGAATGGGTGATCCTGAATGTCAAACAATACTTCCAAGACTCAAAACCGATTTTTTAGACATTGTGGTTGCCACTGTAAATGAGGATTTAAAAAATATAAATTTAGAATGGTTTGAAGATAAAAGCATTTGCGTTGTTTTAGCTTCAAAAGGATATCCAGATGAATTTAAAAATAATTCAGAAATAAAAGGCCTTAAAGAAATTAAGCTTCAAGATAATGAATACATTTTTCATGCGGGGACTAAAGTAAATAATTCAAAAATATACTCTAATGGTGGGAGAGTGTTAAATTTTGTAATTAAATCTGATAATTTAAAAATTGGTAGAGATAAAGCCATAAGTTTAATTAATAAATTAAATTGGCAAAATGGATATTTTAGAAAAGATATTGGTTATAAGATTATATCGTAA